One window of the Mycobacterium xenopi genome contains the following:
- a CDS encoding ATP-dependent DNA helicase, which produces MSVPDLLAAAVAAIGGSQRSGQLEMATAVAHAFETGEHLAVQAGTGTGKSLAYLVPAIVRAVCDDTPVVVSTATIALQRQLVDRDLPQLVDALADALPRRPRFALLKGRQNYLCLNKIHNGTDADTPQDELFEPLAVTALGRDVQRLTAWASTTDTGDRDDVKPGVADRSWAHVSVSARECLGVARCPFGGQCFAERARGRAGAADLVVTNHALLAIDALAESAVLPDHELLVVDEAHELANRVTAVVTAELSAPALGIVHRRASRLIDSELAERLQAATTIVSSAIHDAVPGRIDRIDDQMATHLTALRDAANKARAAIDTAPGDPKAAAARLEAVVGLTEIEDTAARILASFTPTIPERTDVVWLEHEENRGATRAVLKVAPLSVAGLLRERLFARSTVVLTSATLTVGGNFDAMAAAWGLTGDGGDPPRWRGLDVGSPFAHARAGILYVAAHLPPPGRDGTGSVEQLNEIAGLVDAAGGRTLGLFSSMRAARAAAEAMRDRLSTPVLCQGDDSTAALVERFAADPATSLFGTLSLWQGVDVPGPSLSLVIIDRIPFPRPDDPLLSARQRAVAARGRNGFMTVAASHAALLLAQGAGRLLRSVDDRGVVAVLDSRMATARYGGYLRASLPPFWTTTDAAQVRQALERLRSAT; this is translated from the coding sequence CTGTCCGTGCCCGACCTGCTGGCCGCCGCGGTGGCCGCGATCGGCGGCAGCCAGCGCAGCGGCCAACTGGAGATGGCCACGGCTGTGGCCCATGCGTTCGAAACCGGAGAGCATCTTGCGGTGCAGGCCGGCACCGGCACCGGCAAGTCACTGGCGTATCTGGTGCCGGCGATCGTTCGCGCCGTGTGCGACGACACACCGGTCGTGGTCTCGACCGCGACCATCGCCCTGCAGCGCCAACTCGTCGACCGCGATCTGCCGCAGCTGGTTGACGCGCTCGCCGATGCGCTGCCCCGCCGGCCCCGCTTCGCGCTGCTGAAAGGCCGGCAGAATTACCTGTGCCTGAACAAGATTCACAACGGCACCGATGCCGATACACCGCAGGACGAGTTGTTCGAGCCACTGGCGGTGACCGCGTTGGGCCGCGACGTGCAACGGCTCACCGCGTGGGCGTCGACGACCGACACCGGGGACCGCGACGACGTCAAGCCAGGCGTGGCGGACCGGTCGTGGGCGCACGTCAGCGTGTCGGCGCGGGAATGCCTGGGCGTGGCCCGCTGCCCGTTCGGCGGTCAGTGCTTCGCCGAACGGGCGCGTGGGCGCGCCGGCGCTGCCGATCTTGTCGTCACCAACCACGCGCTGCTGGCCATCGACGCCCTCGCCGAATCGGCAGTGCTGCCCGATCACGAGCTCTTGGTCGTCGACGAAGCACACGAATTGGCCAACCGGGTCACGGCGGTGGTCACCGCAGAACTGTCGGCCCCCGCGCTGGGAATTGTCCACCGGCGCGCCAGTCGCTTGATCGATTCTGAGCTCGCCGAGCGGCTCCAGGCCGCTACGACAATCGTGTCGTCTGCGATCCACGATGCCGTACCCGGACGCATCGACCGCATCGATGACCAGATGGCCACCCATCTGACTGCGTTGCGCGACGCGGCGAACAAGGCCCGGGCCGCGATCGATACCGCGCCCGGCGATCCGAAGGCCGCCGCCGCGCGGCTGGAGGCCGTCGTCGGCCTCACCGAGATCGAAGACACCGCGGCGCGAATCCTGGCCTCGTTCACCCCGACGATCCCGGAGCGCACCGACGTGGTCTGGCTGGAGCACGAGGAGAACCGCGGTGCAACACGCGCGGTGCTCAAGGTGGCGCCGCTGTCGGTGGCGGGGCTGCTGCGCGAGCGGCTGTTCGCGCGCTCCACGGTGGTGCTGACGTCGGCCACGCTAACGGTCGGCGGCAACTTCGATGCCATGGCCGCGGCGTGGGGCTTAACCGGCGACGGCGGCGACCCCCCGCGCTGGCGCGGGCTCGACGTGGGATCGCCGTTCGCGCACGCCAGGGCCGGAATTCTCTACGTGGCGGCCCACCTGCCGCCGCCCGGGCGAGACGGGACCGGCTCGGTCGAGCAGCTGAACGAGATCGCCGGCCTTGTCGACGCTGCCGGAGGCCGGACGCTGGGGCTGTTCTCGTCGATGCGTGCGGCGCGGGCCGCCGCCGAGGCTATGCGGGACAGGTTGTCCACACCGGTGTTGTGCCAGGGCGACGACAGCACCGCCGCCTTGGTCGAGCGGTTCGCCGCCGACCCCGCCACGTCCCTGTTCGGGACACTGTCGCTGTGGCAAGGTGTCGACGTCCCGGGCCCGTCGCTGTCTTTGGTGATCATCGACCGCATCCCGTTTCCGCGGCCCGACGACCCGCTGCTCTCCGCCAGACAGCGAGCCGTGGCCGCGCGCGGGCGCAACGGGTTCATGACCGTGGCCGCCAGCCACGCGGCGCTGTTGCTGGCGCAGGGCGCGGGCCGGCTGCTGCGCAGTGTCGACGACCGCGGCGTGGTCGCGGTGCTCGACTCGCGGATGGCCACCGCCCGCTACGGCGGCTACCTGCGCGCCTCGCTGCCGCCGTTCTGGACGACGACGGATGCGGCGCAGGTGCGCCAGGCGCTTGAGCGGTTGCGCAGTGCGACGTGA
- a CDS encoding glycosyltransferase family 1 protein, with protein MKALRRFTVRAHLPERLAALEQLSTNLRWSWEKPTQDLFAAIDPALWAQCGRDPVALLGAVSPARLDELAVDDGFVARLDELAADLTDYLTRPLWYQQQQSNGIAMPTCIAYFSMEFGVAEVLPNYSGGLGILAGDHLKSASDLGLPLIAVGLYYRSGYFRQSLTADGWQHETYPSLDPQGLPLRLLTDDGGHPVLVELALPDSARLHARIWVAQVGRVPLLLLDSDVPENEHQLRGVTDRLYGGDQEHRIKQEILAGIGGVRAIRAFTAIAGLPAPEVFHMNEGHAGFLGVERIRELMTDSGLDFDTALTVVRASTVFTTHTPVPAGIDRFAVDMVRRYFGDPDGPDGHALLPGVPTDRILELGAEDDPTTFNMAYMGLRLAQRANGVSQLHGRVSRAMFNGLWRGFDPDEVPIGSITNGVHARTWAAPQWLELGRELVGSDSFSEPAVWLRLQDVDPARLWSIRSQLRALLVEDVRARLHRSWLERGASDAQLGWVATAFDPEVLTIGFARRVPTYKRLTLMLRDPQRLERLLLDDERPIQLIVAGKSHPADDAGKALIQQVVRFADRPEVRHRIAFLPDYDMSMARRLYWGCDVWLNNPLRPLEACGTSGMKSALNGGLNVSIRDGWWDEWYDGENGWEIPSSDGVAEAGRRDDLEASALYDLLQHSVVPKFYERDERGVPPRWMEMVRHTLQTLGPKVLASRMVRDYVERYYTPAAQSLRRTVGGDGFGPARDLADYRRRALQAWPSIRITDVDSTGLPDTPVLGSKLTLTATVELAGLRPDEVAVQALLGRVDADDSLRDPVTIEMSHSGSVGAGREIFSATTPLPVAGAVGYTVRVLPNHPMLAAPNELGLVTLA; from the coding sequence GTGAAGGCCCTTCGCCGGTTCACCGTCCGCGCTCACCTCCCGGAGCGGCTGGCCGCGCTGGAACAGCTGTCCACAAATTTGCGGTGGTCGTGGGAAAAGCCGACCCAGGATCTGTTCGCGGCGATCGACCCCGCGTTGTGGGCGCAGTGCGGCCGTGACCCGGTGGCGTTGCTGGGCGCGGTCAGCCCGGCGCGGCTCGACGAGTTGGCGGTCGACGACGGTTTCGTCGCGCGCCTCGACGAGCTGGCGGCCGACCTGACCGACTATCTGACTCGCCCGCTGTGGTATCAGCAGCAGCAGAGCAACGGCATCGCGATGCCGACCTGCATCGCGTACTTCTCGATGGAGTTCGGGGTTGCCGAGGTATTGCCCAATTACTCTGGCGGGCTGGGCATCCTGGCCGGTGACCACCTCAAGTCGGCCTCTGATCTGGGGCTGCCGCTGATCGCGGTGGGCCTCTACTACCGCTCCGGGTATTTCCGGCAGTCGTTGACCGCCGACGGCTGGCAGCACGAGACCTATCCGTCGCTGGATCCGCAGGGGCTGCCGTTGCGGCTGCTCACCGACGACGGCGGCCACCCCGTGCTGGTCGAACTGGCGCTGCCCGACTCCGCCCGGCTGCACGCCCGGATCTGGGTCGCGCAGGTCGGTCGGGTTCCGTTGTTGCTGCTGGACTCCGATGTTCCGGAGAACGAACACCAGCTTCGCGGCGTCACCGACCGCCTCTACGGCGGTGACCAGGAACATCGCATCAAGCAGGAGATCCTGGCCGGCATCGGCGGGGTGCGGGCGATTCGCGCCTTCACCGCCATAGCAGGGTTGCCCGCGCCGGAGGTCTTTCACATGAACGAGGGCCACGCCGGCTTCCTCGGGGTGGAGCGCATCCGCGAACTCATGACCGATTCGGGGTTGGATTTCGACACCGCGCTCACGGTCGTGCGGGCCAGCACGGTGTTCACCACCCATACCCCGGTGCCGGCTGGCATCGACCGGTTTGCGGTGGACATGGTGCGCCGCTACTTCGGCGACCCCGACGGTCCCGACGGGCATGCACTGCTGCCCGGTGTGCCCACCGACCGGATCCTCGAGCTGGGCGCCGAGGACGACCCCACGACCTTCAACATGGCCTACATGGGCCTGCGGTTGGCCCAGCGCGCCAACGGCGTCTCGCAGCTGCACGGACGGGTCAGCCGGGCCATGTTCAACGGGCTGTGGCGCGGGTTCGACCCCGATGAGGTGCCGATCGGGTCGATCACCAACGGCGTCCACGCCCGCACCTGGGCGGCGCCGCAGTGGCTCGAGCTGGGCCGCGAGCTGGTCGGCTCGGACTCGTTCAGTGAGCCCGCGGTGTGGCTGCGACTGCAGGATGTCGATCCGGCGAGATTGTGGTCGATCCGTTCCCAATTGCGAGCATTGCTGGTCGAGGACGTCCGGGCGCGGCTGCACCGCTCGTGGCTGGAGCGCGGCGCATCGGACGCGCAGCTCGGATGGGTCGCGACGGCGTTCGATCCCGAGGTGCTCACCATCGGGTTCGCCCGGAGGGTGCCGACCTATAAGCGGCTGACGTTGATGCTGCGCGATCCGCAGCGGCTGGAACGGCTGCTGCTCGACGACGAACGGCCGATCCAGCTGATTGTCGCCGGCAAGTCGCATCCCGCCGACGACGCCGGCAAGGCGCTGATCCAACAGGTGGTGCGGTTCGCCGACCGGCCCGAGGTGCGTCACCGTATCGCGTTCCTGCCCGACTACGACATGTCGATGGCTCGGCGCCTGTATTGGGGTTGCGACGTCTGGCTGAACAATCCGCTGCGCCCGCTGGAGGCGTGCGGCACCTCCGGGATGAAAAGCGCGCTCAACGGCGGGTTGAACGTGTCGATCCGCGACGGCTGGTGGGACGAGTGGTATGACGGCGAAAACGGTTGGGAGATCCCGTCGTCCGATGGGGTGGCTGAGGCCGGCCGTCGCGACGACCTGGAGGCCAGCGCGCTCTACGACCTGCTGCAGCACTCGGTAGTGCCGAAGTTCTACGAACGCGACGAGCGCGGCGTTCCACCGCGGTGGATGGAGATGGTGCGCCACACGCTGCAAACGCTCGGGCCGAAGGTCCTGGCCTCGCGCATGGTGCGGGACTATGTCGAGCGCTACTACACCCCGGCGGCCCAGTCGTTGCGCCGCACCGTGGGCGGCGACGGCTTCGGCCCTGCCCGCGATTTGGCCGACTATCGTCGACGCGCGTTGCAGGCATGGCCGAGCATCCGCATCACCGACGTCGACAGCACCGGGCTCCCTGATACCCCGGTGCTGGGTTCCAAGCTGACGCTGACGGCGACCGTCGAGCTGGCCGGGCTGCGTCCTGACGAGGTCGCCGTGCAAGCACTACTGGGCAGGGTCGACGCCGACGACAGCCTGCGCGACCCCGTCACGATCGAGATGTCACACAGCGGTAGTGTCGGTGCGGGTCGCGAGATCTTCTCGGCGACAACACCGCTGCCAGTGGCCGGGGCGGTCGGTTACACCGTGCGGGTGTTGCCGAACCATCCGATGCTCGCGGCCCCCAATGAGCTAGGCCTGGTCACGCTGGCCTAA
- the clpS gene encoding ATP-dependent Clp protease adapter ClpS produces MVASAPTKPGTTGQRHVDPGDVTASPWVTIVWDDPVNLMTYVTYVFQKLFGYSEPHATKLMLQVHNEGKAVVSSGSREQMEVDVSKLHAAGLWATMQQDR; encoded by the coding sequence ATGGTTGCGTCTGCGCCGACTAAGCCGGGAACCACCGGGCAACGCCACGTCGATCCGGGTGACGTCACGGCCAGCCCGTGGGTGACGATCGTGTGGGACGATCCGGTCAACCTGATGACCTACGTCACCTATGTTTTCCAGAAACTCTTCGGCTACAGCGAGCCGCACGCCACCAAGCTGATGCTGCAGGTGCACAACGAAGGCAAGGCCGTGGTCTCGTCAGGCAGCCGAGAACAGATGGAAGTCGACGTGTCCAAGCTGCATGCCGCCGGACTGTGGGCCACCATGCAGCAGGACCGGTGA
- a CDS encoding M67 family metallopeptidase: MPKRRGGTGDVLVIRADLVDAMVAHARADHPDEACGVLAGPEGSDRPERHIPMVNAERSPTFYRFDSAEQLKVWRELEASGDAPVVIYHSHTATEAYPSRTDVRLAAEPDAHYVLVSTRDPDRYELRSYRIVDGVVTEEPVKVVEQYREP; the protein is encoded by the coding sequence ATGCCTAAGCGACGAGGAGGAACGGGTGACGTGCTGGTGATCCGAGCCGATCTGGTGGACGCGATGGTCGCGCATGCGCGCGCCGACCATCCCGACGAGGCGTGCGGGGTGCTCGCAGGCCCGGAGGGTTCCGATCGTCCCGAGCGGCACATCCCGATGGTCAACGCCGAACGTTCGCCCACCTTCTACCGTTTCGATTCCGCCGAGCAGCTCAAGGTGTGGCGCGAACTGGAGGCATCAGGCGACGCGCCGGTCGTGATCTATCACTCGCACACCGCGACCGAGGCGTACCCGAGCCGAACCGATGTGCGTCTGGCCGCCGAGCCCGATGCCCACTACGTGCTGGTGTCCACCCGCGACCCCGACCGGTACGAGCTGCGCAGCTACCGCATCGTCGACGGGGTCGTCACCGAAGAGCCGGTCAAAGTCGTCGAGCAATACCGAGAGCCCTGA
- a CDS encoding nicotinate phosphoribosyltransferase, whose protein sequence is MLAAALRDGTAERRTTFELFARRLPDGRRYGVVAGTGRFLEALPSFGFDDDALELLAEFLDPATVEYLRGYAFRGDIDGYAEGELYFPGSPVLSVTGSFAECIVLETLALSIFNHDSAIASAAARMVSAARERPVIEMGSRRTHEQAAVAAARAAYIGGFAATSNLQAQRQYGVPAEGTAAHAFTLLHTHPDGPDELAAFRAQVDALGVGTTLLVDTYDVTTGVANAVAAAGTALGGVRIDSGELGVLARQVREQLDRLGATQTRIVVSGDLDEFAIAALGAEPVDSYGVGTALVTGSGAPTANMIYKLVEVDGIPVQKRSSHKESQGGHKEALRLSRPTGTITEEVVHPAGHRPDVAEPYRILTVPLVRGGKVVADTDISAARKLVAAGLRSLPWEGLMLSHGEPAIPTTQIPARHP, encoded by the coding sequence ATGCTGGCGGCGGCGCTGCGCGACGGTACCGCCGAGCGCCGCACCACCTTCGAGCTGTTCGCCCGCCGGCTCCCGGACGGCCGTCGCTACGGGGTGGTCGCCGGGACTGGCCGCTTCCTCGAAGCGTTGCCGAGTTTCGGGTTCGACGACGACGCGCTGGAGTTGCTCGCGGAGTTCCTGGACCCGGCCACGGTGGAATACTTGCGCGGTTACGCGTTTCGCGGCGATATCGACGGCTACGCCGAGGGCGAGCTGTACTTCCCCGGGTCCCCGGTGCTTTCGGTAACGGGCAGCTTTGCCGAATGCATCGTGCTGGAAACCTTGGCGCTGTCGATTTTCAACCACGACAGCGCCATCGCATCAGCGGCCGCGCGCATGGTCAGCGCCGCCCGTGAACGCCCGGTGATCGAAATGGGCTCGCGACGAACCCACGAGCAGGCCGCGGTCGCCGCCGCCCGCGCGGCCTACATCGGCGGCTTCGCCGCTACGTCGAACCTGCAGGCCCAACGCCAATACGGCGTACCGGCGGAAGGCACCGCCGCGCACGCGTTCACCTTGTTGCACACGCACCCCGACGGGCCCGACGAGCTGGCCGCCTTCCGCGCCCAAGTCGACGCGTTGGGCGTTGGTACCACGCTGCTGGTGGACACCTACGACGTCACCACCGGTGTGGCCAATGCGGTGGCGGCCGCCGGCACCGCGCTGGGCGGGGTCCGTATCGACTCCGGCGAGCTGGGCGTGCTGGCCCGCCAGGTGCGCGAACAGCTTGACCGCCTGGGAGCGACGCAGACCCGGATCGTCGTGTCCGGCGATCTTGACGAGTTCGCCATCGCCGCGCTGGGCGCCGAGCCGGTCGACAGCTACGGTGTCGGCACCGCGCTGGTTACCGGGTCGGGCGCGCCGACAGCCAACATGATCTACAAGCTGGTCGAGGTGGACGGGATACCGGTGCAGAAGCGCAGCAGCCACAAGGAATCTCAGGGCGGCCACAAGGAAGCCCTGCGGCTGTCGCGCCCGACGGGCACGATCACCGAAGAAGTCGTACACCCCGCGGGCCACCGTCCCGACGTCGCCGAGCCCTACCGGATATTGACGGTCCCGCTGGTGCGAGGCGGCAAGGTGGTGGCCGACACGGACATATCCGCCGCGCGAAAGCTGGTGGCAGCCGGATTGCGCAGCCTGCCGTGGGAGGGTCTGATGTTGTCGCACGGCGAACCGGCGATCCCGACCACGCAGATCCCGGCCCGACACCCCTAA
- a CDS encoding IS1380 family transposase translates to MHSSYTFTTGSAVFDEQNLLSAAGLVPVLELAEQTGLSELINERVDLPSTRVKSGAVNPAGKLTSIVAGMMCGADSIDDANVLRAGGTPRVFNEVYAPSTLGIFLREFTFGHTKQLAAVAREHLIALAARTPLLAGADERMFLDIDSLLRPVYGHAKQGASFGHAKIASRALLRLGLSPQITTISTATAAPVIAEAQLRSGKAASGRGAAYQLKQAITTAKAINPDAPILVRGDSMFGTKKVITTCIQRGAEFSLSISRNKRINAAIAAIDEAAWTPVHYPGAVEDPDTGALISDAQVAETPYTLRLARGRTLTVRLVVRRVKDARHLDALFPVWRYHPFVTNSALPVDQADITHRRHAIIETTFADLIDGPLAHIPSGLFAANCAWLACAVIAHNLLRAVGTLAGGHHAVARGATLRRDLINIPARFAAPARKPMLHLPAHWHWRARWKALWHNVIGYPIAQPRAA, encoded by the coding sequence ATGCACTCATCGTATACGTTCACCACCGGATCGGCGGTGTTTGACGAGCAGAATCTGCTGTCGGCGGCCGGGTTGGTGCCAGTGCTGGAACTGGCTGAGCAGACCGGTCTTTCGGAATTGATCAACGAGCGCGTGGATCTGCCGTCGACTCGGGTGAAGTCCGGCGCGGTCAACCCGGCTGGCAAGCTGACCTCGATCGTCGCCGGGATGATGTGCGGCGCGGACAGCATCGATGATGCCAATGTGCTGCGCGCCGGCGGCACACCCCGGGTGTTCAACGAGGTATATGCCCCATCGACGTTGGGGATCTTTTTGCGCGAGTTCACCTTCGGGCATACCAAACAACTCGCCGCAGTGGCCCGCGAGCATCTGATCGCACTGGCGGCGCGCACCCCGCTGCTGGCTGGCGCCGACGAGCGGATGTTTTTGGACATCGACTCGCTGCTGCGCCCGGTCTACGGCCACGCCAAGCAGGGCGCCTCCTTCGGTCATGCCAAGATCGCCAGCCGCGCGCTGCTGCGGCTGGGCCTGTCCCCACAGATCACCACCATCTCCACGGCGACCGCCGCGCCGGTGATCGCCGAGGCGCAGCTACGGAGCGGCAAAGCCGCCTCCGGGCGCGGTGCCGCATACCAGCTCAAGCAGGCGATCACCACCGCGAAAGCGATCAACCCCGACGCGCCGATCCTGGTGCGCGGCGACTCAATGTTTGGCACCAAGAAAGTGATCACCACCTGCATTCAGCGAGGCGCCGAATTCTCCCTGTCGATCAGCCGCAACAAGCGCATCAACGCCGCGATCGCCGCCATCGACGAGGCCGCCTGGACCCCGGTGCACTACCCGGGCGCGGTCGAAGACCCCGACACCGGGGCGTTGATCTCCGATGCCCAGGTCGCCGAAACCCCCTACACCCTGCGCCTGGCCCGCGGCCGAACACTGACCGTGCGGCTGGTAGTGCGCCGGGTCAAAGACGCCCGCCACCTGGATGCGTTGTTTCCGGTGTGGCGCTATCACCCGTTTGTCACCAACTCCGCGCTGCCGGTCGACCAGGCCGATATCACCCACCGACGCCACGCCATCATCGAAACCACCTTCGCCGATTTAATCGACGGCCCACTGGCACACATCCCGTCGGGGCTGTTCGCGGCCAACTGCGCCTGGCTGGCCTGCGCGGTGATCGCCCATAACCTGCTGCGCGCCGTCGGCACCCTCGCCGGTGGCCACCATGCCGTGGCCCGCGGGGCTACCCTGCGCCGCGACCTGATCAACATCCCGGCCCGCTTCGCCGCCCCGGCCCGCAAACCAATGCTGCACCTACCCGCCCACTGGCATTGGCGAGCCAGATGGAAGGCCCTGTGGCACAACGTCATCGGTTACCCGATCGCGCAACCCCGCGCCGCCTGA
- a CDS encoding DUF2017 domain-containing protein, whose protein sequence is MRKWKRVETADGPRFRSALAPHEAALLKSLVGSLIDMLDQRESSAPPDELEQITGMRTGNSRPPDDATLRRLLPDFHRPDDDDPHAAESLNAALRSLHEPEIIDAKRVAAQQLLDTVPDDGGRFELTEQAANAWIAAVNDIRLALGTMLGISPDGPERLPDDHPLAPHLDVYQWLTVLQEYLVLALMGRR, encoded by the coding sequence GTGCGCAAGTGGAAGCGGGTCGAGACCGCGGATGGTCCCCGTTTTCGGTCCGCGTTGGCCCCGCATGAGGCGGCCCTGCTGAAGAGCCTCGTCGGCTCGTTGATCGACATGCTCGATCAACGCGAATCCTCCGCGCCGCCAGACGAACTCGAGCAGATCACCGGAATGAGAACCGGCAATTCCCGGCCGCCCGACGATGCGACGCTGCGACGGCTGCTGCCCGACTTCCACCGGCCGGACGACGACGATCCCCACGCGGCCGAAAGCCTCAATGCCGCCTTGCGCAGCTTGCATGAGCCAGAGATCATCGACGCCAAACGTGTTGCGGCCCAACAATTATTGGACACGGTTCCAGACGACGGGGGTCGGTTCGAGTTGACCGAGCAGGCCGCCAATGCCTGGATCGCGGCCGTCAACGACATCCGGCTGGCGCTGGGCACCATGCTCGGCATCAGCCCGGACGGGCCGGAGCGCCTGCCGGACGACCATCCGCTGGCCCCCCACCTCGACGTCTACCAGTGGCTGACGGTCCTGCAGGAATACCTGGTCCTGGCGTTGATGGGGCGTCGATGA
- a CDS encoding alpha-1,4-glucan--maltose-1-phosphate maltosyltransferase has translation MPGRVEIDDVQPVVSCGTYPAKAVVGEVVPVRAAVWREGHEAVAATLVVRYLGPRYPQVSELRRVKAVQLADQVPTATPEAPTRVKPLLVPMTMGEEPFIFHGQFTPDSVGLWTFRVDGWGDPIRSWRDAVVAKLDAGQGETELSNDLLVGARLFDRAAAGVPRAERDPLLAAAAALRTPGDPVTRAALALSPQIDELLRRYPLRELVTRGEQFGIWVDRPLARFGAWYEMFPRSTGGWDEDGNPVHGTFATAAAALPRIANMGFDVVYLPPIHPIGKVHRKGRNNAATAAPGDVGSPWAIGSDEGGHDAVHPLLGTLDDFDDFVSTARDLGLEVALDLALQCAPDHPWAREHPEWFTTLPDGSIAYAENPPKKYQDIYPLNFDNDPAGLYDEVLRVVRHWIDHGVKVFRVDNPHTKPPDFWAWLIGEVKAADPDVIFLSEAFTPPARQYGLAKLGFTQSYTYFTWRTSKWELTEFGNEIAELADFRRPNLFVNTPDILHAVLQHNGPGMFAIRAVLAATMGPSWGMYSGYELFEHRAVREGSEEYLDSEKYQLRPRDFAGALAEGRSLEPFIKRLNEIRRLHPALRELRTIHFHHVDNDALLAYSKFDPTTGDCVLVVVTLNAFTPEEATLWLDMPALGMEPYERFWVRDEITGEEYQWGAANYVRIDPAKAVAHIINMPLIPDESRMTLLRRR, from the coding sequence GTGCCCGGTCGTGTCGAGATCGATGACGTCCAGCCCGTCGTTTCGTGCGGGACGTACCCCGCCAAGGCGGTCGTGGGTGAGGTGGTCCCGGTACGGGCCGCGGTTTGGCGGGAAGGACACGAAGCGGTCGCGGCAACCCTGGTGGTGCGATATCTCGGCCCGCGCTACCCGCAGGTGAGCGAACTGCGCCGGGTCAAGGCGGTGCAACTCGCCGACCAAGTGCCGACCGCGACCCCTGAGGCACCCACACGGGTCAAGCCGCTGCTGGTTCCGATGACCATGGGCGAAGAGCCGTTTATCTTCCACGGTCAGTTCACCCCGGACAGTGTCGGGCTGTGGACGTTTCGAGTCGACGGCTGGGGTGACCCGATTCGCAGCTGGCGCGACGCGGTGGTGGCCAAGCTCGACGCCGGTCAAGGTGAAACCGAACTGTCCAACGACCTGCTGGTGGGCGCCCGGCTCTTCGACCGCGCCGCTGCCGGCGTGCCGCGCGCCGAACGTGATCCCCTGCTGGCGGCCGCGGCTGCCCTGCGCACCCCCGGTGATCCGGTGACCCGTGCCGCGCTGGCGCTGAGTCCTCAAATCGACGAACTGCTGCGCCGTTATCCGCTTCGTGAACTGGTCACCCGCGGCGAGCAGTTTGGGATCTGGGTAGATCGCCCGCTGGCCCGCTTCGGTGCGTGGTACGAAATGTTTCCCCGCTCCACCGGCGGCTGGGACGAGGACGGCAACCCGGTGCACGGCACGTTCGCGACCGCGGCGGCGGCACTGCCCCGCATCGCGAACATGGGATTCGACGTGGTGTACCTGCCGCCGATCCACCCCATCGGCAAGGTGCACCGCAAGGGCCGCAACAACGCCGCCACCGCTGCGCCTGGCGACGTCGGATCGCCGTGGGCGATCGGCAGCGACGAGGGCGGCCACGACGCGGTGCACCCGCTGTTGGGCACCCTCGACGACTTCGACGACTTCGTGTCGACGGCCCGCGATCTGGGCCTTGAGGTTGCGCTGGATCTGGCGCTGCAATGCGCGCCGGACCATCCCTGGGCACGAGAACACCCGGAGTGGTTCACCACGCTGCCGGACGGCAGCATCGCCTACGCCGAAAACCCGCCGAAGAAATACCAAGACATCTATCCGCTCAACTTCGACAACGATCCGGCCGGTCTCTACGACGAAGTACTGCGGGTGGTGCGGCATTGGATCGACCACGGGGTGAAGGTCTTCCGGGTCGACAATCCGCACACCAAGCCGCCGGACTTTTGGGCGTGGTTGATCGGTGAGGTCAAAGCGGCCGATCCGGACGTGATTTTTTTGTCCGAGGCCTTCACCCCGCCGGCCCGGCAATACGGGCTGGCCAAGCTCGGCTTCACACAGTCCTACACCTATTTCACCTGGCGCACGTCGAAGTGGGAGCTGACCGAGTTCGGCAACGAAATCGCCGAGCTCGCCGACTTTCGGCGGCCCAACCTATTCGTCAACACCCCCGACATCCTGCACGCTGTGCTGCAGCACAACGGCCCAGGCATGTTCGCGATCCGCGCGGTGCTGGCGGCGACCATGGGTCCGTCCTGGGGCATGTACTCCGGCTACGAGCTTTTCGAGCACCGCGCGGTGCGTGAAGGCAGCGAGGAGTACCTGGACTCAGAGAAATATCAATTACGGCCTCGCGACTTCGCTGGTGCGCTGGCCGAGGGACGATCTTTAGAGCCGTTCATTAAGCGGCTCAACGAAATTCGTCGACTACATCCGGCGCTTCGCGAACTGCGCACCATTCACTTCCACCACGTCGACAACGACGCGCTGCTGGCTTACAGCAAATTCGACCCCACTACCGGTGACTGTGTGCTGGTGGTTGTCACGCTGAATGCGTTCACGCCTGAAGAGGCGACGTTGTGGTTAGACATGCCAGCGCTGGGTATGGAGCCCTATGAACGGTTTTGGGTGCGAGACGAGATTACCGGCGAGGAATACCAATGGGGAGCAGCCAACTACGTGCGGATCGACCCGGCCAAAGCGGTGGCCCACATCATCAACATGCCGCTGATTCCGGACGAATCACGAATGACGCTGCTGCGCCGGAGGTGA